GTTTTATGATTCTAACATTGATTGCAACCGGAATTGCAGGAATTTACTTTATCATTTTTGCAGTTACTTCAACTTCATTTACCTCAACTTTTGATAAAGCAATGGTGGTGATTTATGCGATTTTTGCAGTAATTAGTTTTATTAGTTATGCTTGAAATATTCCTTTTACAATGAAAATCAAAAAGAGTATGGAAGCACTTGAAAAACCAAGCATTGCCTTTGGAGTTTGTGTTCTAATCTTTGGAAATTTAGTTTCTGGGATTTTACTTTTGGTAGCATCCTCAACCCAACCCAAAGTAATTAGCTAGAATGCGATAAAAAAGCAGATTTTAATAATCTGCTTTTTTATACCTCTTCACTCTCTTCTTGATTATTTTCTTTATCTTTCATTGCTTGGAGTAATTCTTGATTTTGCTTCAATAAGTCCTTGATTATTTGACCGTCATTTTGTTTACGAACAGTTTCTTGATTGGTGATTATTTTTTCATATCGTTCATCTTTTACTGATTCACTAGATTTATGTAGACAGATTAACCCGATTATTAATCCAATCAAGGCAGAACCTAAAAAACATAAAACCAAACCAACCGAATTATTATTGCTACACATAACAGCTCCTCCGATTGTGAAACCTAAAGTTCAAATTACTGCAACTATTACAATTAAAATTATCATATTATTCATCCTTATCATTTATTGTTTACAACAACAATAGTAATAATAATAATAATAATCAGTGTCAATGTTTGACACAAAATTGAGCAAGTTTTGATAGGTATAATTCATTCAGATAATTTAAGAAGATTAGATTGTTGTTTTATGTTTTTTATTTCGGAATGAAGTATTATCTAAGTAAGAAAAGTGGGCGATATTATGAATTTTAAAAAAGATGACAAAGTTTTAAAGTTAGTGAAGTATATTGGCAAAAATTATGATGTACAAAGTCAGGTGAAGATGCAAAAAATCTTGTATTTTTTGAATATAGATTTTTACAGAAAATATAATCGGTTCTTGGAAATATAAATTTCATCATTACCAATAATTTCCATAAATGCTTGTAATTCTGGTGGTTCTTGATTTCACTGGTCATAATCAAGACGCGGATTTTAAAACAAAAAATAGAAGAAGCCTATCAAATTAAAATTGATAAAGATAAAAATCCTGACAATAGTGTGCTATACAGAAGTAGAAATTCTGAGTGCAGATTTTAATTAAGAAAATATATTAAAAAATACCAAGTGTTTAAAAAAATGCTTGGTATTTTTCGTTAGTATAAATCCAAATTTTATTTTTCCCTATCAGACAGAAAATAAGTTATGTAGTAAAATAAGAATATGATATTTAATCATTAAGATGATTTAAATCATTGCTTAATAGGGGAGACTTAATATGATTCAGGAAAGGAATTTAGAGGAAAATTTTGCCTCTAAATTAGAAGAGAGTGGTTGAATAAAATTAGATGACATTAGCCGAGATAATGGCAAGTTAACTAGTGTAGTTGATACCAAACTTTTAAAGAAGAAAATTATTCAAATAAATGATATTTCTGAAAAACTGGCAGACAAAGCACTTTTAGAGATTCGTAAACAAAATGCTTCTTCATACCAAGAATTGGCTTTTTTGGGGTGACAATTATTAACAAATGGAGTTAAGGTTATTGACGATGAAAGTAATAATCTTACCAAAACTATTCGCTTAATTTCTCCTTATTCTGCTCAGAACACTTATCATTATGTCCGTCAATTTAAAATTGAAAGTCTTAATAATAACGAAAAACGAATTCCTGACATTGTTTTATTTGTTAACGGATTACCTGTAGTAGTGATCGAACTAAAGAGCACTTTAGCAGAAGAAAAACTTGATGATGCTTTTAACCAAAACCAATCACTAAAAACTTTTGCTCCCGAATTGTGAAAGTTTAATATTTTAAACATTGTTGCTAGTGATACAACGCTGTGTTATGGATCAATTAGTTCTAGTTATAAACGCATGGCTAAAATTAAAGGTTATAAAACCAGAGAGAGTCAAGAAGGGATTGATTATCTTCTCCATCCGAATAATCTTTTTAGTTTTATTGAACTTTATTCTTACTATTCTCAAGAACAAAACGAACAAATTAAATATATTGCTGCTCCTCATCAAATTGAAGCAGTGAAAAAAACAATGCAACATTTGGATGCTAATGCTAGTGATCCTGTTAAAGGTGGAGTGATTTGGCACACTCAGGGTTCTGGTAAGTCAGTGACCATGGTTTTTTTAACTAGAGCAATTTTAAACACTTATAAAAAAGCAACCATCCTGTTAGTAACTGATCGAACTGAACTTGATGACCAACTTTATACCCGCTTTGCAAAAGCAGCTAATTACTTGAATAATACCCCGGTGCAAATTCAATCTCGTCAAGATTTAATTAATCAACTTGATCAGAAGAAAAACTTTGGGATTTATTTCACAACGATTCAAAAATTTGGTGATCAAGTCCAGGGTGGTTTATCACAACGTGATGATATTTTTGTGTTGGTTGATGAAGCTCACCGCACCCAAAACAACTTAAGTTTTGACTGACAAGTGAACAAAGAAACCAGAGAATTAATTGAAAAATTTGGTTATGCTACTTATATGCGCAATGCTTTTCCCAACGCTCATTTTGTCGCTTTTACAGGAACACCATTAATGGGGGTAGAAAAGCAAACAACTAAAATTTTTGGTGATTATAACCATAAGTATTTAATGACTGATTCGATTGAAGACGGAACAACAGTCAAAATCAATTACGAGTTAAGAAAAATCAATTATGAGTTTGATCAAGAATATTTACAAAAAATGGATGAGTTACAAAACGCTTATGTTGAAGAACTTAATAAAAATGATTTAGCTTCCCAAGTAAAGGTGGATGAACTTTTACGTTCAATTAAAATTAAAGAAGTTTTAGAAAATCCCGAAATTATTAAGGCAAAGTCTCGGGATTTACTTGAGCATTATAAAAAACGTTTTCAAGTTTTACACGGAAAAGCAATGATTGTCGCAGGAACGAGAAAAGCAGCCTTTGAATACTATCAACAGTTAAAAGCTTTAACTGCTCAGGATGATGAATTAAAGCAAATCACTCATCTTGACTGAAGTGACCAAGAAATCATTTTGGTGATGACTACGAGTAATAAAGATAACCAAGCAATGAATGAAGCAATTGTTAAAGGTGAAAAAGAACATGAGGTTGCTGAAGAGTTTAAAAAACCTGATTCTAAACATAAAATTGCGATTGTGGTCGATAAGTGGTTAACTGGTTTTGACGTACCAGATTTAGACACGATGTATCTTGATAAAATAATTAAGTGACATAATTTAATGCAAGCAATTGCTCGCGTTAACCGGACTTATGAAAATTCAAAGTATCAAGAAGTAAAAGAAAATGGTCTAATTGTAGATTATATTGGGATTTGAAGAAAACTTCGTGACGCCTTATTACAATATACAAAAAGAGAAAATGATCCCAATGATTTCTCCATTGAAGATGTGGAAAATGCTCATGATTCTCTAGTTCAACAACTAAAAATCATTGAAGAAAATTACATCCCTGATTTATTCGCTTCTTATCAATCAGATTTAAAAAATAATGCTCAAGTAGCTTATCGTTTTATTATGAATGCTTGAGAACAAATTAGTAATTTAGCAATTGAAGATCGTAATCGTTTCTTGATGATGGCAAATTCAGTAAAGAAGTTTACTAAAGTTGCTTATTCGGTTTTAAGTGATGATGAAATCTGGGCTTCAAGGGTGGTTGGTGAAGTTTATGCTTTACAGAATTCTAGCACTAGATTTGATGATGCGCGGTTATATGCCACAATTGAACAAATGAAAACTTTAACCAAACAAGCAATCTTAGTTAATGACAAACAAATTATTGTTGAAGAAGCACAAATTAATCGGGATTTGAGTGAGGTTGCAATCTTAATGCAACAAGAAGCAAATGAATTAGCACCAACCAACCCTAAAATAGCAGTAAAGATTATTACCATGGCGATTAAAACCATTATTGATAAGGTTTCCACGATGCGACCAATTTTTGCTGAGAAGGCTTCTGAGCGTTTACAAACAATTGTTTTGGAATTTGATAAAACTATTGATGCGGCAAACTTATTAGAAGAACTAAACCGTTTGTTTAAAGATCTGCGTCTTGATTATGACCAGTGAAGTCAAGAACCACCAGAATTACAAGCATTTATGGAAATTATTGGTGATGATGAATATTTTCAAGAAGCGAAGAATTCACCAATTGTTGAAGAAATTTCCACAAAATTAGTTAACTTAATTAAGCAACAAGGGATTGTTCAATACGACACTAATCCGCGGGTGCGAACTTTAATTTTAAGAGAAATTAAGAAACTCTTATTGACAGATTATAACTATCCTCCAGAAAGATTAGGGGGAACTTCAAAGATTTTAATTGATTCAATTGATAAACAAATTAAGTTGAATCCGCACTACTTTGAAGAAAGTATTTAGAAAGAGGCAAACAATATGGCACAAAATATTGAAGACATTGAAACCAAACTTTGAACTGCTGCTGATGAATTAAGAGGTAACCAGTCAGCTGAAGAATATATGCATATTATCTTAGGGGTAATTTCTTTGAAATATATTTCCGACCGGTTTAAAGTTGCCAAAGAAAAACTAAAAGAAACTGGCGAAACTTTAGCTGATTATCCCCCAAGAGATTTTTATTTAACTTTTGAAGCTTTTGTGGTTGTTGAAGAGGCGAGTTGGGATTATATTATGCAGTTTGCCAACACCAACGAAATCGGGATGAAATTAGATCACGCTTTCTTGTTATTAGAAGAAAAGAACCTTGATTTAGCAGGTTTATTTAACAAAAACTACAACAGTGAAGGGTTAGACCAAATAAAGCTTGGAAACGTAGTTAAAGTCTTTTCTGATGAAGATTTCACTCAAAAAGGAAGCGAAGATTTGGTAGGAAGAATTTATGAATTCTTTTTAGGAAAGTTTTTCAAAGACCGGGGACAAAAGGGTGGTGAGTTCTATACTCCCGAATCAATTGTAAAGTTAATGGTTAATCTTTTAAAACCGACAGGAACGATTTATGATCCTGCTTGTGGTACGGGAGGAATTTTAGTTCAAGCTAAACATTATATTGAAAAACATGGTAGAAAGATTACTGATATCTTTGTTTATGGTCAAGAATATAATTCGGTTACTTGAAAGTTAGCAAAGTTGAACTTGGTATTGAATAGTTTCCCTTTAGAAGATGTTAAGCATCATCCAGTATTGGGAACCCGAGCAGCTGATTCGTTTGCTGCGGACCAACATAAAGGTTTGAAATTTGATTTTGCGATGGCCAATCCCCCATTTAATATGAAAAAATGAGGGCAAGACAAGTTGTTAGATGATCCTAGGTGAGAATGAGGTCTTCCTCCAGCAAACAATGCGAACTACGCGTGGTTATCAATGATTGTTTCTAAGTTAAATCAACACGGAAAAGCCGCAGTTGTGCTTGCAAACGGTTCTTTATCTTCTTCACAAAATAATGAGTTAGAGATTCGAAAGAATTTTGTTAAGAATAATAAGGTTGATGCAATCATTGAGTTACCAGATAAGTTGTTTTATACCACGGGAATTCCTGCTTCAATTTGATTCTTTAACAACGATAAGAAAACTGACAAGATTTTAATGATTTCTCCCAATGCTGTTAAAGGAAGAATGCGTAGTAAGAAACTTCGTGAACTAACAAATGAAGATATCAAAGGAATTGTTGAACTCTTTGATCGTCATGAAAATGGCGAAGATATCAACAAAGAGGGAATTGCTAAGTCAGTTACTCAAAATGATTTAGCAGCAAATGATTATTCTTTTGTCCCGGGAAGATATGTTGGTAGTGTTGAAGAAAAAGTTGATAAAGAGGCAATCAAGTCCGAAATTAAAACTTTGGCTAGTGAATTAAATCAGTTATTAGAAGAATTTGATGAATTGGTACCTGACATAAAAAAAGCAATTGACCAAGCAATCGCTTATAACGATGATGAAGAGTAAGCGGTAGTTTCAAACTCCTTAAGTAAAGAAGTTTTTTTATTCTTTTACTCCTAATTGAACCATTTCACTTCATAGTTTTTGATTATTTTTTGGAGTTCAGATTCCAGCTTGATAATTAAAAATTGAGAAAGTTAACAAAGGATAAGGAAAATTCATTTCTACTAACTTTGAAATACATTTGAAGTAATCGTTCTTCAAAGGAAGAATAACTTCACAAACCTTTTGTTTTCATGGTTGTTTATACTGAACTCCACTATAAATATCATTTAATTCAGGAACAATGAAATTATAAATTCCTCCAACCCCAACAACAGGATTCACTAAACTACCATCAGGCATTATTTGTGGTTTTGGTTGGGGATATTCCACAATTTTAATATGCAAAACCAGGTGTTCTAACAAATTACAATAAACCAATCGTTCGGATTTTTGTCATTCAAATGGCGAAAGTTGGGCAAATTCTTTAGTTGATAGCATAATTCCTTTATCTTCATCAATATGATGAATGTACAATCCTTCATTACCGCGACCAATCTTTTGAGTTTTACTGGTATAACTTTCATTAGTAAAGTAATTTTTAGGCACTAATCCATACTTTTTGTGAAGGTGTTTTCAACATTGTTCATAATCTCAACTTAACATTTGTTCGATTTCAGTCATTTTTTTATCCTTTTATCTAATTAATAAATTAACACAAAGTTGATAAAGTTTGGTTTTCTTAGCTTCAATTTCTTCAATTAGCAAGAGTAGTTTAAATAAAGTGTTGGTAATGTTTTTTCACTCAGAATTAAGTTTGAAGTAAAGCATTTCTTTTTTTGCTTTAGAAGCATGCTTAATTGTTGAACCAGTTGCATTCATTTCAATGATCTTTTTATTAGTGTTATTAAGAACGTTCAATAATATTTCCACCTTTGTTAAATAATCGGATTTCAAATTGTATAAATAACCATTAAAGCCTTCAATAAACCAATCAACTAAACCAACAGTAGCATCTAAAGAAAGTAAAATATCCCCTTTAAAGGTGTTCGGTTGATCTTTGACAAATTTACTAGAAATTCTGGTATTCAAAGTTCTTATATCAAGAAAAGGTGTTCCTGAGCTTTCAAATTCCTTTGGTCCGTTTTTACCTTTTTCAAAAGTAAGATGATTAATTAGTAGTTCATTGGTCTTTTCAATCTTATGGTTAGCAATCATTTTTAGTAATGAAATGATTGCTTTTTTAGTGGTTTTTATCTTAGTTGAGATTGTTTCAAGAGGTTCAATAATGTCGATTATTTTTTGTTGCTCTTCTAGTGGAGGAAGGTTTATAAAATATTGATTCCAAAAATTACTGGTTAGACGAGGTACAGCAGATCCTATACTAAAAATGGAAAAATCAATTGATGACATTAAATAATAGATGTATTTGGTTGTTGTATCATCTTTTGTTTTAAACGAAAATGCCGTGTTTTTTGTTGAATGTTTTTTGTTTGTAAAATATATGGACATAGTCCCAACCCTAGGCAAGATGATAGAATTACTTTCAAAGGTTGGAATTTTTGTATAACCAACTATTCCCCCTGTTGCAAATATAGGGAAATCTGAATCATTCCCATTAGCGACAAAACTTTTAGAATACTTTAATTCTCCAATTTCTCCAAGTTTATAAATTGCCATTAAAAAACAAGGCTACATTGCCTTGTTATAGATTTTTCAGTTGTCTTCTAAGGATAGGTTTAAATATCGAAAGGTTGTTTCAATTTTTTCGTGGCCTAACTGCAACATTACCATCTTAGGATTAGCACCATTTAACAATAAATGTGTTGCACTTGATCTTCGAATTGAGTGGGGTGTAAACTGATCACCCAAAACCTCTTTAACTCACAATCTTAAAGTTTTTGTCGTGTAATCAAATGGTCTTAATTGCTTGGTTGTTTCTCAATTGTGAAAGACTTCTCTAATTTTGTTTCCTTTCCCCAAAATCCTAATGGTTTTCTTGTTTATTTCGATTATTTGATAAAGTTCTGAAGCTCTTATTCCTGTCTCAAATAAGAAGCGAATCAATAGTTTCTTTTCTGTCAATGAAACATTTTCCTCCTCTTTAACTTCGGTTTTTTTCATTAAATATTTCTTGGTAAATACCTCCATATATACCTTAGGTATTTTTGGTAATTTGATATTTTTAAAGGTATCAATTCGTTTATCTTTGCTTCACTTCATGTATGAACATAAGACATTGTAATGAGTTCAAACTGTATTTGGTGAATGATAATGTAACCTTAATTCCTTCTTTAAGCTTGCAATATTTCCATAGTATTGCTTATATTTTTTTAAAATATTTGTATAAGTAATAATTGTATTTTTCGAATAATTATTTCGTTTTAAATAATTTATAAATTCTTTTTCTTTCATTTTCCCCCTCTTAAATACTAATTAAAATGGCAATACGATAGAATAATAATTAGAAATTGGGAGGTTTAATAATGGCAATTATTGGTATACAAACAGGTAACTCGAATACAGAGGATGCCCAAGAAAAAGGTATCTATCCTTTATTTGATAGATCGCAAGTAATTAAAAGAAGTAACAAGTATCTTTTCGATGGTGAGTACGTAATCGTGGCTGGAGAAGGAAACTTTAAACCAAAGTATTACAATGGAAAATTTGATTTGCATCAAAGAGCATATTGTATAAAATCGACAGATACTACGAAATTAAGTAATAAATATTTGTATTATTTAATTTTGAAAAATTATCAAATTTTCAATAATTATTCCGTTGGTTCAACTGTGCCATCGTTAAGACTTTCTAGTTTTAATTGGATTAACAAAATATCTTTTCCGGCTTTTGAAGAGCAACAAAAAATAATCGACATTATCGCACCAAAAGAAGAGTTATTTTTAAAATTTTCAAACACGATTAGAGTTGATAATTTTGAACATACGAAAAATGATCTTAAAAATTTAATCGACATTATTGAACCTATTGAGAAATTGATAGATTCGATAAATTTTGCCAAAAAAAAGACTATTTCTTTGATTTCGAAAATGGGTGAGTTATCACTTTTGGCTTCAAAGAATATTGAATCAATTAAATTTGATAAACAAAAAGAAAAGTATATTGAATCAGGAAATTATGTTTCAACTGGAAATATTGGTGATTTCAATAATCTTATTGAAAAGTTTGAACAATTATCATCAAATCCGACTAGAGCTAGACTTAAATTTAAAAAGGATACCCTTTACATTTCTAAATTAGATGGCGAAAAGAAAATTCTATATCTAAATAAAGATCGAGATTTAGTTCTTTCTAATGGTATGTGAGGAATTGAAGGAAATGAGGATAGTAAATATTCTTTATATGCTTTTCTACTATCAAATACTTTCTATGAAGAAAAGACACTCAAATCAACAGGAACTACGATGAGAGGATTGAATGACAATACTCTAAAACAAATTATTAATTATTATTCGATTACAAAGAAACACAATTGATTAGTAAAAAAATATTTTGTCTACTTGTCTTTCTTAACAGAATTATTAGAAGTATTTTATAAAATCAAAAATAAGTTCATTAAGTTTTTTGTTGTTTAGAGAATTAAAATTTTTTGAGTAAATATTTAACTGTTATTTGATTAATTAAATATCTTAAATTAAGATTAAATAAAGAAATGATGAGGTTTTATGATGAAAAAACAACAATATTATGATTTGATAGATGTTTTAAATAAAATGAATTTAAATCTAGAAAAAATTAATCAGAAATTAGAAGATGATGTGGAACTAAAATCTAAATTAATTGAAAGTGTTGATAGTTTTACCTACTCCTTAAAAAATATTGAACAATTTGTTGAAATATTAGGAAAAACAAATGAACATATGTCTAATTTACATAAAATTAGTGATGGAATTAGTAAAGTTTACCTTCAAGATGAGCAAAAGAATGAATTGTTAAAAGAAACATTAAATGAAATTAAATGAGCAAATAAACGATTACAAGAATAGTTAAAACTATTTGGAGAATTTATTTTAGATTAGGGAGGTTATTTTGTTGTGCCAAATTTTGAACAAACAAAAAAAGACAAGAATTACACGAAACTTTTGAACAATTTATTAGATATTAGGAGGGCCGATTCCTCCATTTTAACCAAAACATCGACTAATAAAAATTTTGATTTGTTTACTATGTTTCAAAACGATGTTAAATGTCTTGATCTTATATTTGATGAAAAAGAATTTACTCTACAATTAACAACAAAATGAATGGAAGAGTTTATAGATGAACTTAAGGAAGTTTATCAAAATTTTGAAAATCATTCTGAATATAGTTTTTTGGTGAAACAAAGAATAGACAGATTGTGTCAGAAATACGATTGAAAATTATCAAAAAAACAACAAAACGGTTTAGAACTTTCAGATAAAAGTGAAATAGTCAGAGAAACTTTATTAGAAATTGTTGATTCTTTAGAAATTGAACGACAAAAATTTATTAAAACATGAACTAAATATGCGAAAGAAGTTAATGATGAAATTGATCAAAAAGGCACATCCCCTTTGTACGTCGCTACTTGTTTCTTAAAAGGAACTAATCAGAATCAATCTATGGGATTTAATGCACCGTTGTTATTGAGAGAATTAAATATTAACGTTTTAAAAGATTCAGTAAAGATAACAAGTAGTTCTGATTGAATAATTAATGAAAAGTTAGTTTTTCATTTTGAAAGAATTGGTTATACATTACCTAAAAAACTTGATTTTGAAGATGAAAAGTCTTTTTCAGAAATTTTAAATGATGTTTTATCAAGAATTCAATTAGATGCACCAGCGAAAAATGGTTATTTCATTTCAAAATTTAAAAACTTTAAGAAAGAAGAGATTTCTAATAAAAAAATCGAAATAATGCCAGGAATCGTCATGGGTTGATTTAATCCTGTTGGGGGTTATTTAAGAGAATTAATGCAAAAAATTATTGATGATAATGAAATTGACCAGATTATTGATACTAATCCAATTAAAAGTATTTATCAAAACAAAATTATGACTGAGATCGAGAATAATTATGAAAAATTAGTTAAAATTCAAGAATTGAATTATGCCCAAGACAAAGCATTGGTTTCAGCATTAAATCAAGATACTATCATCTGAGGTCCTCCAGGCACTGGTAAATCACAGGTTATTGCTAATATTATCGCCAATATTTTGTACACAAATAAACGAGCCATTGTCATGTCACAAAAAATGGCTGCTTTAAGTGTTATTAAAAAAAGATTGGGTAAATTAGCTAAGTTTATTCTTTTTTCTTTCGATTCAAAACAAATGAAAAAAGAAGATTTCTACGAACAGTTAAATGATTTTTTAAAAACTGTAGAAAAATTCGACGATTCTGATATTAATTATCGAAAAGCTAAACCTTTAATCTCTAAAGAAAAAATCAATATTCTTAATTTTGTAGAACGTCTTAAAGCAAAAGGCGAATATGATAGCATTGTTAAGATTTATAAGTTGAATGGTAATAAGTATGACCAGATGAAACAAATTTCTTTTTTAAATAAGAATTACTATTATCCGGAAAATGCCACAAATGATCAAAATTACTTTTTAGAGAGTTTGGCAAATCTAAATAACATAAAGAAAAATGGTTATATTTTTTGATGAAAATATAAAGATTCTTTTATAGAAGAAGTTAATAAAGCTTTTCAAACAATGAATGATCATGAGATTCATGATTTAGAAAAGTATATTGCTCCTTTTAGAAAAACTTCGTTTGATAACGTCCGATTAGTTGGCGAAATTCCAAAAGTGTTAGGAAATGATGAAACAGATTTAGATTTTCAAAGTGATGAGGATTATCTGGAGAATTATTTAGCTACCAAGATTGCCAAAAAAATTGAGAATTGAAGTTTTTTTGATAGAGATAATCTTGTTAAATACAATAAGTTTGCTAGTGCAATTAGAGCTAAGCGAAGATTGCCTAATAAATTCATTAATGATCATCTTGAAATTCTCAATGAATTGTTTCCGATTATTGTTACAACTCCTGAACAAATTTTTGTTGGTTATGAAAAGAATTATTTTGATTATGCAGTGGTTGATGAAGCTTCGCAAATTTTTTTAGAAGTTGGTTTACCGATTTTATACCTAGCAAAAACAAAAATTTTAGCTGGTGATCCAGAGCAAATGCGCCCAACTTCTTGATTTTCAACAAGAGATGTTGCTGATGAATATGATGAAGAGGACGTTGAAGAGAATGCGCTTTCTTTATTGGATTATGCAATTGATAAAGGAGTTAACCAAGTTTTATTGAATCAAAATTATCGTTCTAGTTCTGCTGCTTTGATGTCCTTCTCTTCAAAAGAATACTACAACTCTGAGTTAGAAGTGATTGACAAGCAAACACTTCTTGATGAATTTTCTTTTACCAATAAACCAATTAAAATTGTTCAAGTGAATGGCGAATGAAACAAAGGAACTAACGAACAAGAAGCAAGAGAAGTTGTTAAGATTCTAAAACAAACTCATGAAAACTATGAAAACATTATTGTCTTAGCCTTTAATATTAAACAAAAACAATT
This genomic stretch from Mesoplasma sp. JKS002658 harbors:
- a CDS encoding AAA domain-containing protein, giving the protein MPNFEQTKKDKNYTKLLNNLLDIRRADSSILTKTSTNKNFDLFTMFQNDVKCLDLIFDEKEFTLQLTTKWMEEFIDELKEVYQNFENHSEYSFLVKQRIDRLCQKYDWKLSKKQQNGLELSDKSEIVRETLLEIVDSLEIERQKFIKTWTKYAKEVNDEIDQKGTSPLYVATCFLKGTNQNQSMGFNAPLLLRELNINVLKDSVKITSSSDWIINEKLVFHFERIGYTLPKKLDFEDEKSFSEILNDVLSRIQLDAPAKNGYFISKFKNFKKEEISNKKIEIMPGIVMGWFNPVGGYLRELMQKIIDDNEIDQIIDTNPIKSIYQNKIMTEIENNYEKLVKIQELNYAQDKALVSALNQDTIIWGPPGTGKSQVIANIIANILYTNKRAIVMSQKMAALSVIKKRLGKLAKFILFSFDSKQMKKEDFYEQLNDFLKTVEKFDDSDINYRKAKPLISKEKINILNFVERLKAKGEYDSIVKIYKLNGNKYDQMKQISFLNKNYYYPENATNDQNYFLESLANLNNIKKNGYIFWWKYKDSFIEEVNKAFQTMNDHEIHDLEKYIAPFRKTSFDNVRLVGEIPKVLGNDETDLDFQSDEDYLENYLATKIAKKIENWSFFDRDNLVKYNKFASAIRAKRRLPNKFINDHLEILNELFPIIVTTPEQIFVGYEKNYFDYAVVDEASQIFLEVGLPILYLAKTKILAGDPEQMRPTSWFSTRDVADEYDEEDVEENALSLLDYAIDKGVNQVLLNQNYRSSSAALMSFSSKEYYNSELEVIDKQTLLDEFSFTNKPIKIVQVNGEWNKGTNEQEAREVVKILKQTHENYENIIVLAFNIKQKQLIEEMISFSESKIWNKVLERKISIRNIENIQGDEADLVIMSVVYAPETRVMGTYVVRNGGRNALNVAVSRAKEQMIIVKSVNANNLANGSGENYETFRRWLYFLDLDNPKQKTYSITEVKRIESYSESDFEETVYQRLLTDLKLIQEELKLFQQYPIGSKRIDIAVLDENDNYILGIEVDGYKYHSTIDKYLKDLSRENFIKSKGYDITRIKDINWYLDSDAEVRRIEFLINDKLKQSNLNRNDEKQLIENNDSNKYWWDQ